From the genome of Candidatus Methanoperedens sp., one region includes:
- a CDS encoding cupin domain-containing protein — translation MFLKQIENGLDLTDEARNIAAVYDTSLQPGETIPVHYHPGLEEIYYILSGYGAITIGEETREISRNDVVYIQPLAPHTLLNTGKVPLRFLTVSVRIVENKEDMPYTA, via the coding sequence ATGTTCTTAAAACAGATAGAAAATGGTCTTGACCTCACGGATGAGGCAAGAAACATCGCAGCAGTTTATGATACATCGCTTCAGCCAGGTGAAACCATTCCGGTCCATTATCATCCGGGGCTTGAAGAGATCTACTATATCCTTTCAGGATACGGTGCAATAACAATAGGAGAGGAAACACGGGAAATTTCACGTAATGATGTTGTGTATATACAGCCGCTTGCGCCACATACTTTATTGAATACAGGAAAAGTACCTTTGAGGTTCCTTACTGTATCTGTAAGGATAGTGGAGAACAAGGAAGATATGCCCTATACCGCTTAA
- a CDS encoding nucleotidyltransferase family protein translates to MKKKIDQIIMKLRENKPVLEEKYKVKTLGVFGSYVRGEQKKSSDLDILVEFQEPVGLFEFMELEEFLEKNTGVKVDLVSRKALKPRIGKHILEEVINV, encoded by the coding sequence ATGAAAAAGAAAATTGACCAGATTATCATGAAGCTTCGAGAAAATAAACCTGTTCTTGAAGAGAAATATAAAGTTAAAACACTCGGAGTTTTTGGCTCATACGTCAGAGGAGAACAAAAGAAATCCAGCGATCTGGATATTCTGGTGGAATTTCAGGAGCCTGTGGGTCTTTTTGAATTTATGGAACTGGAGGAATTTCTGGAAAAAAATACGGGAGTCAAAGTAGATCTTGTATCCAGGAAGGCTTTAAAACCAAGAATTGGCAAGCATATTCTTGAAGAGGTAATCAACGTATGA
- a CDS encoding DUF86 domain-containing protein produces the protein MKKRDYGDFVQDILDSINDAGNFIEGMDFEEFIKDKKTIYSVVRAIEIIGEATKNIPEQIKKKYPEVPWKKMAGMRDRLVHEYFGVDSEILWETAKEDVPHLKIPVSKVLEDMERGG, from the coding sequence ATGAAGAAACGGGATTATGGGGATTTTGTTCAGGACATACTTGATTCCATAAATGATGCTGGAAATTTCATTGAGGGAATGGATTTTGAGGAGTTCATTAAAGATAAAAAGACAATTTACAGCGTGGTTCGCGCCATAGAAATTATCGGTGAGGCTACCAAGAATATCCCCGAACAAATAAAAAAGAAATATCCAGAAGTACCATGGAAAAAGATGGCAGGAATGAGGGACAGGCTTGTTCATGAATATTTTGGAGTTGATTCAGAAATTTTATGGGAGACAGCAAAGGAAGATGTGCCTCACCTGAAAATCCCGGTCTCAAAGGTTCTGGAAGATATGGAGAGGGGTGGATAA
- a CDS encoding tetratricopeptide repeat protein encodes MTIKALTLGLVLLLLLSGIAKIGYALTDSNGGINPQDADAWFNKGLSLFNMGRYEDALAAFDKATEINPHDAEAWYNKGVVLDKLGRYEDALTAYDKAIEINPQNADIWNNKGVALGEMGRYEDASAAYDKAIGINPQYAEAWYNKGVVLGVLGRYEDASVAFDKTIEINPQNAVAWYNKGVVLDKLGRNEDALTAYDKTIEINPQNAEAWTGKGVALGKLGRYEDALAAFDKALGINPQNAQAWNNKVVVLDKLGRYEDALAAFDKAIAINPQNEEAWNSKGIALDKLGRYEDALAAFDKAIAINPQNEEAWNNKGVALKNLGRYEEANEALNNAIIYSKKDIVIGTDIYVEPSTSEFINQLKLNIRSLIDPNSYIKPQNIRLNYKLNGLAKNDIFAYSNGSYNGTISVDLKQNLDFPFEDLTTEILVSPANNTLGINIPTSYLINSTDTTILINAWNQPRTLEIINKNNKIKITVNRADKSESIVLYIFGVAINFLYLYFFIIYNPNKRLDIMTAFTNLGFIFTVTFVISNMKGHFLNVFAIPFIFSIIVFSIIAIKRTRFMGKNNIQDIEKENKASKDESKEMLKQSDEKIAEIKEMQAELKHDEED; translated from the coding sequence ATGACAATAAAGGCATTAACATTGGGTTTGGTTTTGCTTCTGCTTTTAAGTGGGATTGCTAAAATTGGTTATGCTCTTACAGACTCAAATGGCGGAATAAACCCACAGGATGCGGATGCGTGGTTTAATAAAGGGCTCTCTCTTTTTAACATGGGCAGGTATGAAGATGCATTAGCAGCTTTTGATAAAGCTACCGAAATAAATCCACATGACGCAGAGGCATGGTACAATAAGGGAGTCGTTCTCGATAAACTGGGCAGGTATGAAGATGCATTAACAGCTTATGATAAAGCTATCGAAATAAATCCACAAAACGCAGATATTTGGAACAATAAAGGAGTTGCTCTGGGTGAAATGGGCAGGTATGAAGATGCATCAGCAGCTTATGATAAAGCTATCGGAATAAATCCACAATATGCAGAGGCATGGTACAATAAAGGAGTTGTTCTCGGTGTATTGGGCAGATATGAAGATGCATCAGTAGCTTTTGATAAAACTATCGAAATAAATCCACAAAACGCAGTGGCGTGGTACAATAAAGGAGTTGTTCTCGATAAACTGGGCAGGAATGAAGACGCATTAACAGCTTACGATAAAACTATCGAAATAAATCCACAAAACGCAGAGGCATGGACTGGCAAAGGTGTTGCTCTCGGTAAACTGGGCAGGTATGAAGATGCATTAGCAGCTTTTGATAAAGCTCTAGGAATAAATCCACAAAACGCACAGGCATGGAACAATAAAGTAGTTGTTCTTGATAAGCTGGGCAGGTATGAAGATGCATTAGCAGCCTTTGATAAAGCCATTGCAATAAATCCACAAAACGAAGAGGCATGGAACAGTAAAGGAATTGCTCTCGATAAGCTAGGCAGGTATGAAGATGCATTAGCAGCCTTTGATAAAGCCATTGCAATAAATCCACAAAACGAAGAGGCATGGAACAACAAAGGAGTTGCTCTCAAAAATCTAGGCAGATATGAAGAAGCTAATGAAGCCCTTAATAATGCTATAATTTACAGCAAAAAAGATATCGTAATCGGGACTGATATTTATGTGGAACCAAGCACTAGTGAATTCATAAACCAATTAAAATTAAATATACGGTCATTAATTGACCCTAACTCATACATTAAACCTCAAAATATCCGGCTAAATTACAAATTGAATGGACTTGCCAAAAATGATATATTTGCTTATTCCAATGGTTCCTATAATGGGACAATATCAGTTGATTTGAAGCAAAATTTAGATTTCCCTTTCGAGGACTTAACCACTGAAATTTTAGTTTCTCCAGCGAATAATACTCTTGGGATAAATATACCTACCTCTTATTTGATTAACTCTACAGACACAACTATTCTTATTAATGCATGGAATCAACCGAGAACTCTTGAAATAATTAATAAAAACAATAAAATAAAAATTACAGTAAATAGGGCAGATAAATCGGAAAGCATCGTATTATATATTTTTGGAGTAGCAATTAATTTTTTATATCTTTATTTCTTCATCATTTATAATCCAAATAAGAGGTTAGATATAATGACTGCTTTTACCAATCTCGGATTTATTTTCACTGTGACGTTTGTCATTTCTAATATGAAAGGGCATTTTTTGAATGTTTTTGCAATACCGTTTATATTTTCAATAATCGTTTTTTCAATAATTGCTATAAAAAGAACCCGGTTTATGGGGAAAAATAATATTCAAGATATCGAAAAAGAAAACAAAGCTTCAAAAGATGAATCGAAGGAAATGTTAAAACAGAGTGACGAAAAAATAGCTGAAATAAAAGAAATGCAAGCTGAATTGAAGCACGATGAAGAAGATTAA
- the ftsA gene encoding coenzyme F390 synthetase, whose product MVFFNERIETMSRGDLDALVEERIRYTVKYASEHSPFYRKWFHEHGIKLSEVRTHEDLRGLPIISGRTIRENQPPESSDFLFRSVDWKDIFTLHETSGTSGTPKAFFLTWEDWQRYAEKYARIFISQGFGPGDRVVVCASYGMNVGANTMTLAARDIGMTIIPEGKCTFPARVIKNYRPTGIVGSVFKLLALARQMKEEKILPEESSVKRLVVGGESFADESRAYLAELWGCDVYNTYGSTEGTMCGECTDVSGLHVPEDLVHLDIYDPGLSGFVRDGECGRVVLTTLLPVGGKCGSLLLNYDTEDTSAVVTRERCPCGRTHMKITNPQRESETCWVAGTPFNRVDVERGVFQRENMEYLTGEYEAFLYGGEDEGEIIMRLSVECFDPEKCDRALVEENFLKAFFKFKPQLAQAHSEGMFKMVFNFAGPKDLELHRIKGRPRRLVDRR is encoded by the coding sequence ATTGTGTTCTTCAACGAAAGAATAGAGACCATGAGTCGGGGTGACCTCGATGCTCTTGTGGAAGAGCGTATACGCTACACGGTCAAATACGCAAGTGAGCATTCGCCTTTTTACAGGAAATGGTTCCATGAGCATGGCATTAAACTATCAGAGGTACGCACCCATGAAGACCTGAGAGGACTTCCGATAATTTCAGGAAGAACAATCCGTGAGAATCAGCCCCCCGAGAGTTCGGATTTTCTTTTCAGGAGCGTGGACTGGAAGGATATTTTTACGCTTCACGAGACGAGCGGGACAAGCGGAACGCCAAAAGCATTCTTTCTCACGTGGGAGGACTGGCAGCGGTATGCTGAGAAATACGCCAGGATATTCATCTCGCAGGGTTTTGGACCCGGTGACAGGGTAGTTGTGTGCGCTTCCTATGGAATGAATGTCGGCGCCAACACGATGACACTTGCAGCCCGTGATATAGGTATGACGATAATCCCGGAAGGGAAATGCACCTTCCCCGCGCGTGTCATAAAAAATTACAGGCCTACGGGAATAGTGGGAAGTGTTTTCAAGCTGCTGGCACTTGCCAGGCAAATGAAAGAAGAAAAGATCCTTCCAGAAGAGTCCAGCGTCAAGCGGCTCGTCGTGGGCGGTGAAAGTTTCGCGGATGAATCGCGCGCCTATCTTGCCGAACTATGGGGATGCGATGTCTACAACACCTATGGAAGCACCGAGGGAACAATGTGCGGAGAGTGCACTGACGTCAGCGGGCTACATGTTCCAGAGGACCTTGTGCATCTGGATATCTACGATCCCGGGTTGAGCGGCTTCGTGCGAGATGGGGAATGCGGAAGGGTGGTTCTGACAACGCTCCTACCAGTTGGGGGAAAGTGCGGAAGCCTCCTTCTCAATTACGACACCGAGGATACCTCCGCTGTCGTTACGAGAGAAAGATGCCCCTGCGGCAGGACCCACATGAAGATCACGAATCCGCAGCGAGAATCCGAGACCTGCTGGGTGGCAGGGACGCCCTTCAACCGGGTGGATGTGGAACGAGGGGTTTTCCAGCGCGAGAACATGGAATACCTTACTGGTGAATACGAGGCTTTCCTCTACGGAGGGGAAGATGAGGGAGAGATCATAATGAGATTGAGCGTTGAATGCTTTGACCCGGAAAAGTGTGACAGGGCGCTTGTGGAAGAGAATTTCTTGAAGGCTTTTTTCAAATTTAAGCCGCAGCTTGCACAAGCCCACAGTGAGGGAATGTTCAAGATGGTCTTCAACTTCGCAGGGCCTAAAGACCTTGAACTGCATCGCATCAAGGGAAGACCCAGGCGCCTCGTGGATAGAAGATAG
- a CDS encoding tryptophan-rich sensory protein, translated as MDRRNVIDIAKLIMSIAICLFAGFIGSVFTIPSITTWYASLQKPSFNPPNWVFAPVWTILFVLMGISLFLVWKRWPNKEVKTSLSIFSIQLVLNVLWSLLFFELHSPFYAFVDIVILWAAIALTIYYFSKVSRTAGLLLLPYIIWVSFAAILNFYIMRLNP; from the coding sequence ATGGACAGAAGAAACGTGATCGATATCGCAAAGTTAATAATGAGCATAGCGATTTGTCTTTTCGCAGGATTCATTGGCTCGGTTTTTACAATTCCCTCAATAACTACCTGGTATGCATCCCTGCAAAAACCATCTTTCAACCCACCGAACTGGGTTTTTGCTCCCGTGTGGACCATTCTTTTTGTATTGATGGGGATATCACTTTTTCTTGTGTGGAAGAGATGGCCGAATAAGGAAGTAAAAACCTCGCTCTCCATATTTAGTATCCAGCTTGTTTTGAATGTACTCTGGTCGCTTCTGTTCTTTGAGCTTCACTCTCCATTCTATGCTTTCGTGGATATCGTTATACTCTGGGCAGCGATCGCGCTTACAATATATTATTTTTCAAAGGTTTCCAGGACTGCGGGATTATTGCTCCTGCCCTACATTATCTGGGTAAGTTTTGCTGCGATTCTTAATTTCTACATAATGAGGCTCAATCCATGA
- a CDS encoding type II toxin-antitoxin system death-on-curing family toxin, whose translation MEYLTANKIIEIHDELIKEYGGTDGIRDNGTLELLVYKVNRENTIFKRAALILHTITAQHPFFDGNKRTALVTAEKVLDDEGYYLEAEAEEKVGFMQNIAEYKISIKTIEKWIKEKAKKITSRLTF comes from the coding sequence ATGGAATATCTTACAGCAAATAAAATAATAGAAATTCACGACGAACTCATAAAAGAATACGGTGGAACCGATGGAATACGTGATAATGGGACGCTGGAATTATTGGTCTATAAGGTGAACCGTGAAAATACTATTTTCAAGAGAGCAGCTTTGATTTTACACACGATTACTGCGCAGCATCCATTTTTCGATGGGAATAAGAGGACAGCATTAGTTACTGCCGAAAAAGTACTTGATGATGAGGGATATTATCTGGAGGCAGAAGCCGAAGAGAAAGTCGGCTTTATGCAAAATATCGCTGAATACAAGATCTCTATCAAAACGATAGAAAAATGGATTAAAGAAAAGGCGAAGAAGATTACATCTCGGCTAACATTCTGA
- a CDS encoding chorismate mutase, translated as MPLKEVRAKIEKLDNQILRLIEQRTALATDVLEAKKAIGMPINDNEQNKIVLDRVANAATEVGLDGEEVKRIFEILIMMNIERQHELSGEGNLP; from the coding sequence ATGCCGTTAAAAGAGGTAAGGGCAAAGATAGAGAAACTGGATAATCAGATACTCCGCCTCATTGAGCAGAGGACGGCACTTGCCACAGATGTACTTGAGGCCAAGAAAGCCATTGGAATGCCCATTAATGATAATGAGCAGAACAAAATCGTACTGGACAGGGTGGCGAACGCGGCGACCGAGGTGGGGCTGGACGGCGAAGAGGTAAAGAGGATTTTTGAGATATTGATAATGATGAACATCGAGCGGCAGCATGAGTTGAGCGGGGAAGGGAATTTGCCGTAA
- a CDS encoding shikimate kinase yields the protein MKQSGYAYACGAGTIINAIATWKGAAFGIDLRTEAEVTLTDSGKIQGYMEEGGDTTLIERCVELTLFRFGSKSGAKVATKSQIPIASGLKSSSAAANAAVLATLDALGESLEPLEAIKIGVQGALDAKVTITGAFDDACASMLGGFVITDNKNKELISRSERDSEVLILAPEKKAYSSATNVARSRLVGRWVELAYEEAVAGDYEKAMTLNGFLYCAALGFSTEPMFAALEVGIEGVSLSGTGPAYAALGTPKLLDKLEPVWSRTGGKVIRTKVNNAGGKICR from the coding sequence ATGAAACAGTCAGGATACGCATACGCCTGCGGAGCAGGAACGATAATCAATGCGATCGCAACATGGAAAGGAGCAGCATTCGGGATTGATTTGCGGACAGAAGCGGAAGTCACACTCACAGATTCCGGAAAAATACAGGGCTATATGGAGGAAGGTGGGGACACCACTCTTATCGAACGCTGCGTTGAACTTACCCTTTTCCGCTTTGGCTCAAAATCCGGTGCAAAGGTTGCGACAAAAAGTCAGATACCAATAGCAAGCGGGCTTAAGAGCTCAAGCGCCGCTGCAAATGCCGCCGTGCTTGCCACTCTTGATGCGCTGGGTGAATCGCTTGAACCACTCGAGGCGATAAAAATAGGCGTTCAGGGTGCGCTTGATGCAAAAGTAACGATCACGGGCGCGTTCGACGATGCCTGCGCCTCCATGCTTGGCGGGTTCGTTATTACGGATAACAAAAATAAGGAGCTTATCAGCAGATCGGAGCGCGATTCAGAGGTGCTTATTCTCGCTCCTGAAAAGAAGGCATACAGCTCTGCAACAAACGTGGCGCGTTCAAGGCTCGTGGGACGCTGGGTGGAGCTTGCATATGAAGAAGCCGTTGCGGGGGATTACGAGAAGGCCATGACGCTTAACGGTTTCCTGTACTGCGCAGCTCTCGGCTTCAGCACGGAGCCAATGTTTGCGGCGCTCGAAGTGGGCATCGAGGGCGTGAGCCTCTCGGGTACGGGGCCTGCTTATGCGGCGCTTGGAACCCCGAAGCTCCTTGATAAACTCGAGCCCGTGTGGTCGCGTACAGGCGGAAAAGTGATAAGGACTAAGGTAAATAATGCGGGTGGGAAGATATGCCGTTAA
- the sepS gene encoding O-phosphoserine--tRNA ligase, giving the protein MRFNPDEIKEATKKDFDAAWNEGKKYVSNPGINEKYPRASLKYGKPHPVFDTIQRLRDAYMRLGFEEFMNPIIVEDREIHKQFGYEALAVLDRCFYIGGLPRPNVGISDERIEEIKKILGDLNEEGVETIRQILHSYKKGEIEGDDLVPEMAKELKVPDSKVAVMIDHVFPEFKSLVPVSSQNTLRSHMTSGWFISLGEMCDYRSTPLKLFSVDRCFRREQAEDATRLMAYYSASCIIMNDNVSVDDGKAVAAGLLSQFGFSNFRFRPDEKRSKYYVSDTQTEVFAFHPRLVGSKTKYKDGWVEVATFGIYSPSALSQYNIPCPVMNLGMGVERLAMILHDSMDVRALTYPQFQYKTGWVMPDSEIASMIYVEDAPVTETGKEIQAAIVRTCEQYGNTPSPCEFTAWEGQLLERNIRVKVVEPEENTKLCGPAAMNEIISYKNDILGLPRTSRWDDAFNNGVTTGIRYIDAFAARCAKEIEDAVQKGSPSETRVRIIKVPSEINIRTDPIVQRYITGMKKKIDTRGPVFTTVRMEIL; this is encoded by the coding sequence ATGAGATTTAATCCCGATGAAATCAAAGAAGCAACAAAGAAAGATTTTGACGCTGCATGGAACGAAGGGAAAAAATATGTCTCCAATCCGGGAATCAATGAAAAATATCCCCGTGCTTCTCTGAAATATGGGAAGCCCCATCCAGTTTTCGATACGATCCAGCGCCTCCGCGACGCATATATGCGCCTTGGTTTTGAAGAGTTCATGAACCCCATCATTGTAGAGGACAGGGAGATCCACAAGCAATTCGGCTATGAAGCACTGGCAGTCCTGGATCGCTGTTTCTACATTGGCGGCCTCCCGAGACCCAATGTGGGGATTTCGGATGAAAGGATAGAAGAGATAAAAAAAATCCTTGGGGACTTGAATGAGGAAGGTGTGGAAACGATAAGACAGATACTTCATTCCTACAAGAAAGGTGAGATAGAAGGGGATGACCTCGTGCCGGAAATGGCGAAAGAATTGAAAGTCCCGGATTCCAAAGTTGCTGTTATGATCGACCATGTATTCCCGGAGTTCAAGTCGCTTGTACCTGTCAGTTCGCAGAATACGCTTCGCAGCCACATGACCTCAGGTTGGTTCATCAGCCTTGGAGAGATGTGCGATTACCGAAGTACTCCCCTGAAGCTCTTTTCCGTAGACAGGTGCTTCCGCCGGGAGCAGGCAGAGGATGCCACGCGTCTTATGGCTTATTATTCCGCATCCTGCATTATAATGAATGATAATGTGAGCGTTGATGATGGGAAGGCGGTCGCTGCAGGGCTTCTCAGCCAATTTGGATTCTCCAATTTCAGGTTCAGGCCTGATGAAAAGAGGAGCAAGTATTATGTCTCTGACACTCAGACCGAGGTCTTTGCCTTTCACCCGAGGCTTGTGGGTTCAAAGACAAAGTACAAGGACGGCTGGGTGGAGGTGGCGACGTTTGGGATATATTCACCTTCTGCTCTCTCGCAGTACAATATCCCCTGCCCCGTGATGAACCTGGGTATGGGAGTCGAGCGCCTTGCAATGATACTGCACGATTCAATGGATGTCCGAGCCCTGACGTATCCACAGTTCCAGTATAAGACCGGATGGGTGATGCCAGATAGCGAGATTGCCTCCATGATATATGTGGAGGATGCGCCTGTGACAGAGACCGGGAAAGAGATACAGGCCGCTATCGTCAGGACATGCGAGCAATATGGAAATACCCCGAGCCCGTGTGAATTCACTGCATGGGAAGGACAATTGCTTGAAAGGAATATCAGGGTAAAAGTCGTTGAGCCGGAGGAGAATACCAAGCTCTGCGGCCCGGCAGCTATGAATGAGATCATCTCTTATAAGAACGACATCCTGGGGTTGCCGAGAACTTCAAGATGGGATGATGCATTTAACAATGGCGTTACAACGGGCATCAGGTATATCGATGCATTTGCAGCGAGGTGCGCGAAGGAGATAGAGGATGCCGTGCAAAAAGGCAGCCCTTCAGAGACCCGTGTGAGAATCATCAAGGTACCTTCTGAGATAAATATCAGGACAGACCCGATAGTGCAGAGGTATATTACGGGGATGAAGAAAAAGATAGATACAAGAGGACCTGTTTTCACAACAGTGAGAATGGAAATATTATGA
- the aroC gene encoding chorismate synthase produces MSGNTFGTLFRITTWGESHGCGVGVVIDGCPAGLPLEETDIQKELDRRRPGQSTITTQRKEEDRAKILSGVFSGKTTGAPISIMVENRDVDSGKYEELRNTPRPGHADLTYELKYGFRDYRGGGRSSARETIGRVAGGAIAKKILALHGTEVLGHVVELGGIRAKEMTIEDIRENTEKNPVRCADPETAVEMQAMIHAARSEGDSVGGIVEIIVLGVPGGVGEPVFDKLSAELAKALMSIGSVKGIEIGAGFRSAYMRGSQVNDPIKLCDEKPKSITNNAGGVLGGISNGEPIVCRIAVKPTPSISREQSTINLDTMEETKIKIQGRHDPAIPPRIVPVAEAMVALVIADQMMRGGFIRTSYIG; encoded by the coding sequence ATGTCTGGAAATACCTTTGGCACGCTGTTCCGGATAACTACCTGGGGCGAGAGCCACGGCTGCGGCGTAGGGGTAGTGATAGATGGCTGTCCCGCGGGTCTTCCACTGGAAGAAACAGACATCCAGAAGGAGTTAGACCGGCGCAGACCAGGGCAAAGCACCATTACCACTCAAAGAAAAGAAGAAGACAGGGCCAAGATCCTGTCCGGGGTGTTTTCAGGAAAGACAACAGGTGCACCCATATCCATAATGGTCGAAAACAGGGATGTCGATTCAGGCAAATATGAAGAGCTTCGAAATACTCCACGCCCGGGGCATGCTGATCTGACGTACGAGTTGAAATACGGATTCCGGGATTACAGAGGGGGCGGCCGCTCCTCGGCGCGCGAAACGATCGGACGCGTGGCAGGGGGCGCGATTGCAAAGAAAATCCTCGCTCTTCACGGTACTGAGGTACTGGGTCATGTTGTGGAACTAGGTGGTATCCGGGCAAAGGAAATGACAATTGAAGATATCCGTGAAAACACGGAAAAAAACCCAGTGAGGTGTGCAGACCCTGAGACGGCGGTGGAAATGCAGGCCATGATCCATGCCGCACGCAGTGAAGGTGACAGTGTGGGAGGTATAGTGGAGATAATCGTCCTTGGAGTTCCAGGTGGTGTAGGAGAACCTGTATTCGATAAGCTCAGCGCCGAGCTTGCAAAGGCATTGATGAGCATCGGCTCTGTGAAGGGCATTGAGATCGGGGCTGGTTTCAGATCGGCATATATGAGGGGAAGCCAGGTGAATGACCCGATTAAATTATGCGATGAAAAACCGAAGTCAATCACCAATAATGCAGGAGGGGTCCTCGGTGGGATCAGCAACGGTGAGCCGATAGTATGCAGGATTGCAGTGAAACCCACTCCTTCGATCTCAAGAGAGCAGAGTACTATCAATTTAGACACGATGGAAGAGACTAAAATAAAGATCCAGGGTAGGCATGACCCCGCAATCCCGCCGCGCATTGTTCCTGTAGCTGAAGCCATGGTGGCGCTTGTAATCGCTGACCAGATGATGAGAGGCGGGTTCATAAGAACTTCATATATTGGATGA
- a CDS encoding 4Fe-4S binding protein: protein MIDIFVDPEKCTGCGECIRVCPKGPRIYRIVEKNGRKVAQVLDKSFCIGCTNCVMACKPKAIRLERHF, encoded by the coding sequence ATGATTGACATATTTGTTGATCCTGAAAAATGCACGGGATGCGGGGAATGTATCAGGGTTTGCCCGAAAGGGCCGAGGATATACAGGATCGTGGAGAAAAACGGGAGAAAGGTAGCGCAAGTGCTGGATAAGAGTTTCTGTATCGGGTGCACGAACTGCGTGATGGCATGCAAGCCGAAGGCGATACGACTGGAGCGCCACTTTTGA
- the thiD gene encoding bifunctional hydroxymethylpyrimidine kinase/phosphomethylpyrimidine kinase has translation MMPTAMTIAGVDSGGGAGITADIKTFAALGVHGTCVITSVTAQNTKGVLDSFDLPVEFIEEQFDAIVSDIRIDYVKTGMLSSPEIVRTVAGLIKREKLPLVIDPVMAAEAGGKLLQDEAIGVLVEELLPLARVVTPNIVEAERLSGVKIKDIKDAKMAAKKIHEMGASAVIVTGGHLEGTDVFYDGEATYIEGKLLKGGTHGSGCTHSAALTAELAKGTPLIDAAQRAKKFVEHAILAGIKIGGGAAPVNQLGYTLADAERYRVLKDVEKAVDMIENNKAFSELIPEVGCNIAMGIPNASSISDVAAVPGRIVRLKGAPHAVGCVSFGASSHVARIVLTVMQHDSSIRAVMNVRYSEEALSTCKELGLNVASFSRKDEPSDVSTMEWGVARAIKGAGRVPDVIYDTGGVGKEAMIRLLGKDAMEVAGKAIEIARAMMKR, from the coding sequence ATGATGCCAACAGCAATGACCATAGCAGGTGTTGATTCTGGCGGAGGCGCCGGCATAACCGCGGATATAAAGACTTTCGCGGCTCTTGGAGTCCACGGAACCTGTGTAATAACCTCGGTTACGGCGCAGAATACAAAAGGTGTTCTGGATTCCTTTGACCTCCCGGTGGAATTCATAGAAGAGCAATTCGATGCCATAGTGAGCGATATCAGGATAGATTACGTCAAAACAGGGATGCTTTCATCTCCGGAGATTGTCAGGACTGTGGCAGGACTGATAAAAAGGGAAAAGCTTCCTCTAGTCATCGACCCTGTGATGGCAGCAGAGGCAGGTGGAAAGCTCCTGCAGGATGAGGCCATCGGTGTTTTAGTCGAAGAACTCCTGCCTCTTGCGAGGGTGGTAACGCCAAACATAGTCGAAGCTGAGAGACTTTCAGGTGTGAAAATAAAAGATATTAAGGATGCCAAAATGGCGGCTAAGAAAATTCACGAAATGGGTGCAAGTGCAGTAATCGTAACTGGAGGGCATCTTGAGGGAACTGATGTTTTTTATGACGGTGAAGCCACATATATAGAGGGAAAGCTATTGAAAGGCGGCACTCATGGCTCAGGATGCACGCACTCGGCCGCGCTCACGGCAGAACTTGCTAAAGGAACTCCTCTTATTGATGCAGCGCAACGCGCCAAGAAATTCGTGGAACATGCGATACTTGCAGGCATCAAAATAGGCGGTGGCGCTGCACCTGTGAACCAGTTAGGATATACGCTTGCAGATGCTGAAAGATACCGTGTTCTAAAGGACGTGGAGAAAGCCGTCGATATGATCGAAAACAATAAGGCTTTTTCAGAACTCATACCTGAGGTGGGGTGTAATATCGCCATGGGGATCCCAAATGCTTCTTCTATTTCAGATGTTGCTGCTGTTCCGGGAAGGATCGTCAGATTAAAAGGAGCGCCGCATGCTGTGGGTTGTGTATCTTTCGGCGCCAGCAGCCACGTTGCCCGGATCGTACTGACTGTGATGCAGCATGATAGTTCGATCAGGGCTGTGATGAATGTGCGGTATTCAGAGGAGGCGCTTTCTACTTGCAAGGAACTCGGTCTGAACGTGGCTTCGTTTTCGAGAAAGGATGAGCCTTCGGATGTTTCCACAATGGAATGGGGTGTGGCAAGGGCTATAAAGGGTGCGGGAAGGGTTCCTGATGTTATTTATGATACAGGGGGCGTGGGGAAGGAGGCGATGATAAGACTTCTGGGGAAGGATGCAATGGAAGTTGCGGGAAAGGCAATAGAGATAGCCCGCGCAATGATGAAACGCTAA